One Oncorhynchus keta strain PuntledgeMale-10-30-2019 chromosome 23, Oket_V2, whole genome shotgun sequence DNA segment encodes these proteins:
- the mier1b gene encoding mesoderm induction early response protein 1b isoform X3: MLVHDFDDERTLEEEEMLEGETNFSNEIDDLAREGEMPIHELLSMYGYGGGSPADGEEEDEEDLEDDELEDDEEEEEEEEELDNDESSRSTGELKRSKTERVKISSGLGNENQLSNEGHTRSIKSHCTAELIRGSQKLKYFENNDAEEESEDEDYVPSDDWKKEIMVGSMYQAETPSGLCKYKDNEKVYENDDQLLWDPEFLPEGKVLEFLTEASKRTGEEKGVDAIPEGSHIKDNEQALYELVRCEFDTEEALRRLKFNVKAAREELSVWTEEECRYFEQGLKAYGKDFNSIQANKVRTRSVGECVAFYYMWKKSERYDFFAQQTRLGKRKYNLHPGVTDYMDRLLDETESVTSSRAASPPPTTSNSSTSHSEREDGSSSHNGVVSQNSGSGEGSQSSTVANEVKAEPAQSNRPTDNHPCLDTFPAPTASDNDSNDCEAAAVVPSHNRNGSLEPHRADGHYDEDALLYDRPAKRCRTEAGSLEQGEPEPSRTSTTLQQED, encoded by the exons GAGGGAGAGATGCCCATTCATGAGTTGTTGAGTATGTACGGATACGGCGGTGGTTCACCTGCAGATGGAGAGGAAGAAGACGAGGAAGACCTAGAGGATGACGAGTTAGAGgatgatgaagaagaggaggaggaggaagaggagctggacAATGATGAAAGCAGCAGAAGCACTGGTGAGCTGAAGAGGAGTAAG accgAGAGGGTGAAGATCTCTTCGGGACTGGGGAACGAGAACCAGTTGTCCAACGAGGGTCACACGCGCTCCATCAAATCCCACTGCACGGCAGAGCTGATACGTGGATCACAGAAGCTCAAGTACTTTGAAA ATAATGATGCAGAGGAAGAATCAGAAGACGAAGATTATGTCCCTTCTGATGATTGGAAAAAG GAAATCATGGTTGGTTCCATGTATCAGGCTGAAACGCCCTCTGGCCTTTGTAAATATAAAGATAATGAGAAAG TATATGAAAATGATGACCAGCTTTTATGGGACCCTGAGTTCCTTCCCGAGGGCAAGGTTCTGGAGTTTTTGACGGAGGCGTCAAAacgaacaggagaggagaagggagtggATGCCATCCCTGAGGGATCCCATATCAAAGACAATGAGCAG GCGCTTTATGAGTTGGTCAGGTGTGAATTTGACACAGAGGAAGCTTTAAGAAGACTAAAGTTTAATGTGAAGGCAGCTAGAG AAGAGCTGTCTGTGTGGACAGAAGAAGAGTGTCGATATTTTGAGCAAGGACTAAAAGCTTATGGGAAAGACTTTAATTCCATACAAGCCAACAAG GTGAGAACTAGGTCAGTAGGAGAATGTGTGGCCTTTTATTACATGTGGAAGAAGTCTGAGCGTTATGATTTCTTTGCACAGCAAACCAGGCTGGGGAAAAGGAAATACAACCTTCACCCCGGTGTCAC GGACTACATGGACCGGCTGCTAGACGAGACGGAGAGTGTCACTTCCAGTCGGGCGGCCTCgccccctcccaccacctcaaACAGTAGCACCAGCCACTCTGAGAGGGAGGACGGCAGCAGCAGCCACAACG GTGTAGTGAGTCAAAACTCTGGCTCTGGAGAAGGTTCTCAATCGTCCACGGTGGCGAATGAAGTCAAAGCAGAACCCGCCCAGTCCAACAGGCCCACTGACAACCACCCCTGTCTGGACACTTTCCCTGCTCCCACTGCCTCGGACAATGACTCCAACGACTGCGAGGCGGCGGCCGTTGTGCCCAGCCACAACAGGAACGGCTCCCTGGAGCCCCACCGTGCCGACGGTCACTACGATGAAGACGCGCTCCTCTATGACAGGCCGGCCAAGAGGTGCCGGACGGAGGCGGGGTCACTGGAACAGGGGGAGCCGGAACCCTCCAGAACATCGACGACACTCCAGCAGGAGGACTGA